One Sus scrofa isolate TJ Tabasco breed Duroc unplaced genomic scaffold, Sscrofa11.1 Contig2507, whole genome shotgun sequence genomic window carries:
- the LOC110258605 gene encoding olfactory receptor 6B1 yields the protein MEVENQTRVTMFILVGFPGPWGMRVAVFLLFFGAYILTVAENMIIILSVQWSRPLHKPMYFFLANLSFLETWYISVTVPKLLFSFWSMRNSISFTHCMIQLYFFIALMCTECVLLAAMAYDRYVAICLPLHYTTSMSHGICFRLVLGSWIIGFGISLAKIYFISQLSFCGPNVINHFFCDISPVLNLSCKDMSIAELVDFVLALIIFLFPLSITVLSYGCILATILRMPTGKKKAFSTCASHLVVVTIFYSATIFMYARPRAIHTFNMNKVISIFYAIVTPALNPFIYCLRNREVKEALKKLACCQSIHSD from the coding sequence ATGGAAGTAGAAAACCAAACTCGAGTCACCATGTTCATTCTGGTGGGTTTCCCGGGGCCCTGGGGTATGCGTGTAGCAGTGTTCCTTTTGTTCTTTGGAGCCTATATTCTGACAGTGGCTGAAAACATGATCATCATTCTGTCAGTTCAGTGGAGTCGGCCCTTGCACAAGcctatgtacttcttcctggccaaCCTGTCCTTTCTGGAGACCTGGTACATCTCTGTGACTGTACCCAAATTGCTGTTCAGTTTCTGGTCCATGAGAAACAGCATCTCCTTCACTCACTGTATGATACAACTTTACTTCTTCATTGCACTCATGTGCACAGAATGTGTGCTTCTTGctgccatggcctatgaccgttATGTGGCCATCTGCCTCCCACTCCACTATACCACATCTATGAGCCATGGGATCTGCTTCCGCCTGGTTCTTGGTTCCTGGATCATTGGCTTTGGAATCTCCTTGGCTAAGATCTACTTCATTTCTCAGCTCAgcttctgtggccccaatgtgatcaatcatttcttctgtgacatcTCTCCAGTACTTAACCTCTCCTGCAAGGACATGTCCATAGCTGAGTTGGTGGACTTTGTTCTGGCATTGatcatcttcctcttccccctttcAATCACTGTCCTATCCTATGGATGCATTCTGGCCACCATTCTACGCATGCCCACAGGGAAGAAGAAGGCATTTTCTACTTGTGCCTCCCACCTTGTGGTTGTCACCATCTTCTATTCAGCTACCATATTCATGTATGCCCGGCCCCGAGCCATACATACCTTCAACATGAACAAAGTAATTTCTATCTTCTATGCCATTGTCACACCAGCTCTCAACCCTTTCATTTATTGCCTAAGGAACCGAGAGGTCAAAGAGGCTCTGAAGAAACTGGCCTGTTGCCAGTCCATTCACTCTGACTAG